ACCTCGTGCGGTCTCGCGGGCTCCGTCGGCTCGACGGCCCAACGATAGGAGCGGCCTGATGGCAAGAGAGGTCGCGTGTTCATACAATAGGGTGCAAGGCTGCTGGGCTTCGCGAAGAGATGTCTAGACGTGTCGCTGTGAGTTTGGCGCAGAGGTCTGCGCTGCGCTGTGGCACGCGGGCGTGCAGGGGCTGCCGGCGCTTGCGCTCCGGCGACGGCCGCGAGGGGAGGGCAGGTCAATGGCGACGACCGTGGGGAGGACGCGAAACAGCCCCGAGGTGCAGTTCACTCTGCCCATGAGGGCTCTCAAGATCAAGAATATCCGTGCTGACGTGACGAACGTCAGCGTTGAGATAATACCTGACAAAGTGATCGTTCAGGGAACCATCGCCAAGCAAGTCTTCTTCGTTGCTGAGGACGATATCGTTCACCACTTCCCCGAGGAAATGCGCTTCTCCGCGCTGGTCGAGGTGCCGGGCGCGCGTCCCGGGATGCTCGCGCAGGTCCATCCGAGCATTTTCAACGTCATTGCCTTCCTCAGCCCCGACGGAAACCAGATTCTCCAGAAGGTCATCGTTGACGTGGACGTGGTGGTTACCGACTTCGTTCAGCTCCGTGTGGCCGAGGACCCCTACGGCACGCCGGTCATCACCGAGGCCGTGGTGGGAGAGGCTACCGGGCAAGTGCTGGAGACGGGGACGGTGACCTTGGCCGTGCCCGCCACCAAAGTAACGGAGATCCGCGCAACTCCCGAGATCACCGGTGTGACCGTGAACCCCGGTGAGGTGATTGTGAACGGGAACATCCTCAAGCAGTTGTTCTTTGTGGGCACGGACGGGGTCGATCGCCACCAGGGAGTGGCGGCGCCTTTCTCGGTGACCGTAGCGATCCCCGGGGCCCAGCCGGGGATGAACGTGCAGGTACACCCGATGGTGAGGGACGTGGCTTTCTCGCTGGAGCCGCAAGGCATGCTTGTGGCGCAGGAAGTGGTCCTCGATGTGTTCGTGAAGGTCACCGAGACTACCGAGCTAGTCCTCGCGCTGGGTGAGGGACCCCTCATCAAGACCGAGCGGGTGCTCGGCCAGGGGTTCACGGAGCTCATGGAGGAGGCCACGGTCACGCTGGCGCAGCCCGCAGCGAGCCTCGTGGGGATAACGGCGCGGTTCGAGAGCGTGCGCGCGCGTGCCATCGAGAACAAGGTCATCCTACAGGGGACCATCGTCAAGGATGTAACCTATGTGACGGCCGCGGGCACGCAGGCTACGGAGACGTTCACCATCCCCTTCAGCGATTTCGCGGACGTGCCCGGCTCGAGGCCCGGCCTGAATGTGTTCGTGAGGCCCGAGGTGCGGGCGGTGTTGTTCGATCCGACGCAGACAGGCACGAACATCTCGGAGAAAATCGTGGCGGACATCTTCGTGACGGTCACCGAGACGGCGCAGATCCCGGTGGCTATAGAGCCGTATGGGCCGCAAGTCAAGGTGCAGCAAGTCATAGGCGAGGGGACAGCTCAGGTCCTCGCCGAGAAGGTGATCGCGCGGGTCCTCCCGATCAGCATCGAGTTCGCCAGGATCTTGATATCAGAAGGCGTGGAGGTTTCGAGGCAGGCCCTTCTCGAGACGACGGTCGCCGCGCCCGTGTCGGCGGTCAAGATACGGGCTGTCGACGCCGCCGCGGAGGGTGTGACGTCGCGCATCCTTGGGGACAAAGTCCTCGTCGAGGGCGTGGTGACAAAGCAGATATTCTTCGTTGGCACGGACCAGATCGTTCACCACGTCCAAGACACGCTGCCTTTCAGCGTGCTCGTGGAGTTTCCCGGGCTTGCGCCTGGCGCGAGCGTCACGGCGTCGGTGCGCGTCGAGAACGTGATCGTCAAGGTCGTGCAGGGCGGCGCGGCCTTTCATCAGCTCGTGATACTGCTGGTCACGGTGGGCACCTCTACTCAGCAGGTCCACCAGGTCGTGACGAACGTGACCGGGCCCGGGGTCGTGGTGACGAAGGGAAGATTCCTCGTGGACGTCATCGAGGATAGCACGGTTGTGCGGCGTCCGCTCGACATAGTCACCGACCTCACCGGTCCGCGAGTCGCAACAGTCACACGTGAGACGCTGCCCCTCATCAGGATCGTGGACGGCACGGTGGGCCCGGAGCCGGTGTCGGTGGTTACGGGGGCGACGTTCAGCTCGTGATTCATCACACTTGCGCGGGGACCTCAATACGATATATGGAGAAATGCAGCGAAAGGGGACCGGCCGTGGCGCTTGGTGCAGCCTGGCAACTAGTTATCATCCTGTCGATCGCGCTCGCCGTGCTGGAGGTCGCGGTCGAGTTCTCGCGCCGCAGGCGGGCTCGCCGCGCGGCGCCCGCGGCATGCCCGGCTTCGTTTGTCCTCGCTGCCTCGTCACGGTTCGATCCCGGGCTCGTCCACGGCGGGGGCGCGGGCGAGCAGCCGAGATCGAGTGCATCCCCCGCAGACTCGGGCGTCCACAAGGTGCGCTCCACACGGAGCGGCGAAGGAAGCCCGCCATCGCGGAGAACCGCAGATCCGCATCACGCGCTTCGCGATACCACAGGGCCCGCCGGGCCTGGATGTGCCGGAAACGCGGAGCCTCGTCCAGAGAATCCCTCAAATACCCCGCCCGTTCGAACGGGCAGAAACCTTTTCCTCGCTGCTAGCGTGTCATGGAAAAGCGACAGAGCGGCGGATCCGCCGGCGGCGGCAGCACGCCAG
This is a stretch of genomic DNA from Bacillota bacterium. It encodes these proteins:
- a CDS encoding DUF3794 domain-containing protein — translated: MATTVGRTRNSPEVQFTLPMRALKIKNIRADVTNVSVEIIPDKVIVQGTIAKQVFFVAEDDIVHHFPEEMRFSALVEVPGARPGMLAQVHPSIFNVIAFLSPDGNQILQKVIVDVDVVVTDFVQLRVAEDPYGTPVITEAVVGEATGQVLETGTVTLAVPATKVTEIRATPEITGVTVNPGEVIVNGNILKQLFFVGTDGVDRHQGVAAPFSVTVAIPGAQPGMNVQVHPMVRDVAFSLEPQGMLVAQEVVLDVFVKVTETTELVLALGEGPLIKTERVLGQGFTELMEEATVTLAQPAASLVGITARFESVRARAIENKVILQGTIVKDVTYVTAAGTQATETFTIPFSDFADVPGSRPGLNVFVRPEVRAVLFDPTQTGTNISEKIVADIFVTVTETAQIPVAIEPYGPQVKVQQVIGEGTAQVLAEKVIARVLPISIEFARILISEGVEVSRQALLETTVAAPVSAVKIRAVDAAAEGVTSRILGDKVLVEGVVTKQIFFVGTDQIVHHVQDTLPFSVLVEFPGLAPGASVTASVRVENVIVKVVQGGAAFHQLVILLVTVGTSTQQVHQVVTNVTGPGVVVTKGRFLVDVIEDSTVVRRPLDIVTDLTGPRVATVTRETLPLIRIVDGTVGPEPVSVVTGATFSS